From Synchiropus splendidus isolate RoL2022-P1 chromosome 10, RoL_Sspl_1.0, whole genome shotgun sequence, the proteins below share one genomic window:
- the LOC128765833 gene encoding high-affinity choline transporter 1-like yields MAIHVEGLVAIVIFYLLILFVGIWAAWKNKNSGVTKGGDRSESIMVGGRDIGLFVGGFTMTATWVGGGYINGTAEYVYLPDYGLAWAQAPFGYALSLVVGGLFFAKPMRSRGYVTMLDPFQQLYGKRMGGLLFIPALMGEIFWSAAILSALGATLSVIVDININMSVIISAMIAIFYTLVGGLYSVAYTDVVQLFCIFVGLWISVPSALANPAVSDISVTAKEVIFQSPWLGKIEPEDKWLWVDNFCLLMLGGIPWQVYFQRVLSASSATYAQVLSFLAAFGCLVMAVPSVLIGAIGASTDWNQTTYGSLPPKDRDQSDMILPIVLQHLCPSYVSFFGLGAVSAAVMSSADSSILSASSMFARNIYQQTFRQLASDWEIVWVMRITIFVFGALATAMALLTGTVYGLWYLSSDLVYVIIFPQLLSVLFVKGTNTYGSVAGYIFGLLLRIGGGEPYLKLPPFIYYPGWVTEERIHHTTGEVEYFIQQRFPFKSVSMVASFLANVCFSYLTKYLFESGMLSHKYDFLDAVVSKHSKEIMDKATLVGNHDAINLSEIAPVNQALGPSLAGTFSNAEVLSDDGASSPEAFQ; encoded by the exons ATGGCCATCCACGTCGAGGGTCTGGTGGCTATCGTGATCTTTTACCTCCTGATTCTCTTCGTGGGGATCTGGGCTGCATGGAAGAACAAGAACTCAGGGGTGACGAAGGGAGGGGACCGGAGTGAGAGCATCATGGTCGGAGGACGAGACATCGGACTGTTCGTGGGAGGATTTACAATGACCG CCACGTGGGTGGGTGGAGGTTACATCAATGGAACAGCTGAGTATGTCTACCTGCCCGACTATGGTCTGGCGTGGGCCCAAGCACCATTTGGGTACGCTCTGAGCTTAGTAGTAG GTGGCCTTTTCTTTGCCAAACCCATGCGTTCTCGTGGCTACGTCACCATGTTGGACCCTTTCCAGCAGCTCTATGGGAAGAGGATGGGGGGTCTGCTCTTCATCCCGGCACTCATGGGAGAAATCTTCTGGTCCGCGGCCATTTTATCAGCCCTCG GAGCCACTCTGAGCGTGATCGTGgacatcaacatcaacatgtCAGTGATCATCTCAGCGATGATAGCCATCTTCTACACACTGGTGGGAGGACTGTACTCGGTCGCATACACAGACGTGGTTCAGCTCTTCTGTATTTTTGTGGGGCTG TGGATCAGTGTGCCTTCGGCGCTGGCCAATCCTGCTGTGTCAGACATCAGCGTGACAGCTAAGGAGGTGATCTTCCAGTCGCCATGGCTGGGCAAGATTGAGCCTGAAGACAAATGGCTTTGGGTGGACAACTTCTGTTTGCTG ATGTTGGGGGGGATTCCCTGGCAGGTCTATTTTCAACGGGTTCTTTCTGCCTCTTCAGCTACGTACGCCCAGGTCCTTTCCTTCCTCGCCGCCTTTGGTTGCTTGGTCATGGCCGTCCCCTCGGTCCTCATAGGAGCTATAGGTGCCTCCACTG ACTGGAACCAGACCACGTATGGATCCCTGCCCCCCAAAGACAGGGATCAATCAGACATGATCCTCCCCATCGTGCTTCAGCACCTCTGCCCGTCCTACGTTTCCTTCTTCGGACTGGGTGCAGTGTCGGCGGCTGTCATGTCATCAGCTGACTCATCGATTCTCTCTGCCAGCTCCATGTTCGCAAGGAACATTTATCAGCAAACCTTCCGACAGTTG GCATCAGATTGGGAGATTGTTTGGGTGATGCGAATTACCATCTTTGTATTTGGCGCACTGGCCACCGCGATGGCGCTGCTGACTGGAACGGTGTACGGCCTCTGGTACCTGAGCTCTGATCTCGTCTACGTCATCATATTCCCCCAACTTCTCAGCGTGTTGTTCGTCAAAGGAACTAACACATACGGCTCTGTGGCCGGCTACATTTTTGGACTTCTGTTGCGGATCGGAGGAGGGGAGCCCTACCTCAAGCTCCCACCTTTCATCTACTACCCTGGATGGGTGACCGAGGAGAGGATCCACCACACCACCGGAGAGGTAGAGTACTTCATCCAGCAGAGGTTTCCGTTCAAGTCTGTGTCCATGGTGGCATCGTTTTTGgccaatgtgtgtttttcttaccTGACAAAGTACCTGTTTGAGAGCGGGATGCTGTCTCACAAGTACGACTTCTTGGACGCTGTGGTTTCCAAGCACAGCAAGGAGATCATGGACAAGGCCACACTGGTTGGTAACCATGACGCCATCAATCTGTCCGAAATAGCGCCGGTCAATCAGGCTCTGGGTCCGTCTCTGGCTGGGACCTTCTCCAATgctgaggtcctcagtgatgatgGAGCCTCCAGTCCAGAGGCCTTTCAATAA
- the LOC128766183 gene encoding claudin-14-like, producing the protein MPNTGVQLLGFFLGLLGFIGAVVATVLPHWRSTAYVGANIITATAYMKGLWMECVWHSTGIYQCEMYRSLLALPQDLQAARALMVLSCVTSTLAISFSVMGMKCTRFVHNSFIKSPLVLSGGICFLCAALLCLVTVCWTTNDVIMDFYDPFLPSGLKYEIGMAVYLGYGSACLSLSGGMVLCWNSCGERPRRNTQRQGRQPASPPPPFNNIYPPAPLYKPPEALKGNHAPSRSSMSSSGYRLNNYV; encoded by the exons ATGCCAAATACAGGGGTCCAGTTGCTTGGCTTCTTTTTAGGCCTGTTAGGCTTCATCGGCGCCGTTGTGGCGACTGTTCTCCCACACTGGCGCAGCACGGCGTATGTCGGCGCCAACATCATCACAGCCACAGCGTACATGAAAGGCCTGTGGATGGAGTGTGTGTGGCACAGCACGGGCATATACCAGTGTGAGATGTACCGATCTCTGCTGGCTCTGCCGCAGGACCTGCAG gcTGCACGGGCTCTCATGGTGCTCTCCTGCGTCACCTCCACCCTGGCAATATCCTTCTCCGTGATGGGGATGAAGTGCACGCGATTCGTCCATAACTCCTTCATCAAGTCCCCCCTGGTGCTGAGCGGAGGGATTTGTTTCCTCTGCGCCGCCTTACTCTGCTTAGTCACAGTGTGCTGGACCACTAATGATGTCATCATGGACTTCTACGACCCGTTCCTACCCAGTGGGCTGAAGTATGAGATCGGCATGGCGGTCTACCTGGGGTACGGCTCGGCCTGCCTGAGCCTGTCGGGGGGAATGGTTCTGTGTTGGAACAGCTGTGGTGAACGACCACGGAGGAACACGCAGAGACAAGGGAGACAGCCTGCTTCGCCTCCCCCTCCATTTAACAACATTTACCCCCCTGCTCCCCTCTACAAACCACCAGAGGCCCTAAAGGGAAACCACGCTCCGTCCCGGAGCTCAATGTCCAGCAGTGGCTACCGGCTAAATAATTatgtatga
- the LOC128766182 gene encoding F-box only protein 47-like: MSERLKKMRLHHDTRFPNVRTIKTRSHSRDDCFFHGLPSEVFHMILDLLSVVEMSVLCTVSKKFCGFIMDYIDTFSWRKKHIFRDFHPPSCTERRQNFKHYRDIGLLFKKCTMLLPTKKRLRYVFRKFSVVPCLMYAQCCVPNCTGFACLGVFLQTLLAGWSGEEIQKVFFFLCEQTGMFSRIESSFSGKQGARELTEIQLRNFCRNVFLNHWSDQKEYQFWLVELLNPWPLVVQAQLLFILFGPLMPDGTVGWREPVETLLTNNCLWDLAKAILHLFSHSGVKGCTTGSVLAIVEELVGIPHRWEDENIARLLILCGRNICYTILVNKLLSGRLAEMSRCLVFIVLVCEKECYHMNWAAKLVHQICKVITPVSQRFKFIEQLELMFSEVTKEMFESAILGNNPDDDDTLDSLQILDSIARFHTRFLFMFIEY; encoded by the exons ATGTCTGAGCGGTTGAAGAAGATGCGTCTACACCACGACACCAGGTTCCCAAACGTCAGAACCATCAAGACCCGGAGCCATTCGAGGGACGACTGCTTCTTCCACGGGCTTCCATCGGAAGTTTTCCACATGATCCTGGATCTTCTGTCTG TGGTGGAAATGAGTGTTCTCTGCACTGTGTCCAAGAAATTCTGCGGCTTTATCATGGACTACATCGACACCTTTTCTTGgaggaaaaaacacattttcagagacTTTCATCCTCCCAGCTGCACGGAACGCAGGCAGAACTTTAAACACTACAGGGACATTG GTCTGTTATTTAAGAAATGCACCATGTTGTTACCAACGAAGAAGAGGCTACGATATGTCTTCAGAAAGTTTTCAGTG gttcCTTGCCTCATGTATGCTCAGTGTTGTGTTCCAAACTGCACTGGGTTTGCTTGCCTTGGAGTTTTTCTTCAG aCACTACTTGCTggctggagtggagaggaaattCAAAAAGTGTTCTTCTTCCTGTGCGAGCAAACAGGCATGTTTTCAAGAATTGAGTCAAGCTTCAGTGGAAAGCAAGGCGCGCGAGAACTCACGGAGATTCAGCTCCGTAACTTCTGCCGTAACGTTTTTCTGAACCACTGGTCTGATCAGAAGGAGTATCAGTTTTGGCTCGTGGAGCTCCTGAATCCTTGGCCTTTGGTTGTTCAAGCTCAactgctcttcatcctctttgGACCACTGATGCCTGATG GCACTGTTGGTTGGCGAGAGCCAGTGGAAACGCTTCTCACCAACAACTGTTTGTGGGACTTGGCCAAAGCCATTTTACACTTGTTCAGCCATTCAGGGGTCAAAGGCTGCACCACAGGTTCTGTGCTGGCAATCGTGGAGGAACTTGTTG GCATACCTCATCGATGGGAGGATGAGAATATAGCCCGTCTCCTGATTCTTTGTGGAAGAAACATTTGTTACACCATCCTGGTCAACAAACTACTCAGTGGACGACTTGCAGAGATGTCCAGATGTCTTGTCTTCATCGTACTG GTGTGTGAGAAGGAATGCTATCACATGAACTGGGCAGCAAAGTTGGTCCATCAGATCTGCAAGGTCATCACCCCAGTTTCCCAGCGCTTCAAATTCATCGAACAGCTGGAGCTCATGTTCTCTGAAGTCACCAAGGAGATGTTTGAGTCTGCCATTTTGG GAAACAATCCAGATGATGACGACACTCTTGATTCTCTGCAAATTCTGGACTCCATTGCTCGCTTCCACACGAGGTTCCTTTTCATGTTCATTGAGTATTGA
- the LOC128766184 gene encoding ADP-ribosylation factor-like protein 6 isoform X4 has protein sequence MGLLDKLSGWLGLRKKEVNVLCLGLDNSGKTTIINQLKPANHSNLLGPLSEDWKHASQAQTQEIVPTIGFNIEKFKSSSLSFTVFDMSGQSRYRNLWEHYYKESHAIIFVIDSSDKLRMVVAKEELDTLLNHQDIRRKKIPVLFFANKMDLRDAVSSVKVSQLLSLENIKDKPWHICASNAIAGEGLQEGLDWLQEQIAQSCQNNDHLKD, from the exons ATGGGCCTCCTGGATAAACTGTCCGGGTGGCTGGGACTGAGGAAGAAGGAGGTCAACGTTCTGTGTTTGGGATTGGATAACAGCGGTAAAACCACAATCATCAACCAGCTGAAACCTGCCAAC CATTCGAACCTTTTAGGCCCTTTATCAGAGGACTGGAAGCATGCTAGTCAG GCTCAAACCCAAGAAATCGTCCCTACAATTGGATTCAACATCGAAAAGTTCAAGAGTTCAAG CTTGTCCTTTACAGTGTTTGACATGTCCGGGCAGAGCAGATACAGAAACCTATGGGAGCACTACTATAA GGAAAGTCACGCCATCATATTTGTTATTGACAGCAGTGACAAATTGCGAATGGTTGTTGCCAAAGAGGAGCTGGATACTTTACTCAACCATCAAG ATATTCGCAGGAAGAAAATTCCTGTTTTGTTCTTCGCCAACAAGATGGACCTGCGTGATGCCGTGTCTTCGGTCAAAGTTTCACAGCTGCTGAGTTTGGAGAACATCAAAGACAAACCATGGCATATTTG TGCCAGTAATGCTATCGCGGGGGAAGGCCTGCAGGAAGGCTTAGACTGGCTTCAAG AACAAATTGCACA ATCATGTCAAAACAATGACCACCTGAAGGATTAA
- the LOC128766184 gene encoding ADP-ribosylation factor-like protein 6 isoform X1 — MGLLDKLSGWLGLRKKEVNVLCLGLDNSGKTTIINQLKPANHSNLLGPLSEDWKHASQAQTQEIVPTIGFNIEKFKSSSLSFTVFDMSGQSRYRNLWEHYYKESHAIIFVIDSSDKLRMVVAKEELDTLLNHQDIRRKKIPVLFFANKMDLRDAVSSVKVSQLLSLENIKDKPWHICASNAIAGEGLQEGLDWLQGRVHVCYKHNMPPFKYVKVATNFILSFLKTIEQIAQSCQNNDHLKD; from the exons ATGGGCCTCCTGGATAAACTGTCCGGGTGGCTGGGACTGAGGAAGAAGGAGGTCAACGTTCTGTGTTTGGGATTGGATAACAGCGGTAAAACCACAATCATCAACCAGCTGAAACCTGCCAAC CATTCGAACCTTTTAGGCCCTTTATCAGAGGACTGGAAGCATGCTAGTCAG GCTCAAACCCAAGAAATCGTCCCTACAATTGGATTCAACATCGAAAAGTTCAAGAGTTCAAG CTTGTCCTTTACAGTGTTTGACATGTCCGGGCAGAGCAGATACAGAAACCTATGGGAGCACTACTATAA GGAAAGTCACGCCATCATATTTGTTATTGACAGCAGTGACAAATTGCGAATGGTTGTTGCCAAAGAGGAGCTGGATACTTTACTCAACCATCAAG ATATTCGCAGGAAGAAAATTCCTGTTTTGTTCTTCGCCAACAAGATGGACCTGCGTGATGCCGTGTCTTCGGTCAAAGTTTCACAGCTGCTGAGTTTGGAGAACATCAAAGACAAACCATGGCATATTTG TGCCAGTAATGCTATCGCGGGGGAAGGCCTGCAGGAAGGCTTAGACTGGCTTCAAGGTAGAGTACACGTTTGCTACAAACACAACATGCCTCCATTTAAATATGTAAAGGTCGCGACTAATTTCATCTTGTCTTTTCTAAAAACAATAGAACAAATTGCACA ATCATGTCAAAACAATGACCACCTGAAGGATTAA
- the LOC128766184 gene encoding ADP-ribosylation factor-like protein 6 isoform X3 → MGLLDKLSGWLGLRKKEVNVLCLGLDNSGKTTIINQLKPANAQTQEIVPTIGFNIEKFKSSSLSFTVFDMSGQSRYRNLWEHYYKESHAIIFVIDSSDKLRMVVAKEELDTLLNHQDIRRKKIPVLFFANKMDLRDAVSSVKVSQLLSLENIKDKPWHICASNAIAGEGLQEGLDWLQGRVHVCYKHNMPPFKYVKVATNFILSFLKTIEQIAQSCQNNDHLKD, encoded by the exons ATGGGCCTCCTGGATAAACTGTCCGGGTGGCTGGGACTGAGGAAGAAGGAGGTCAACGTTCTGTGTTTGGGATTGGATAACAGCGGTAAAACCACAATCATCAACCAGCTGAAACCTGCCAAC GCTCAAACCCAAGAAATCGTCCCTACAATTGGATTCAACATCGAAAAGTTCAAGAGTTCAAG CTTGTCCTTTACAGTGTTTGACATGTCCGGGCAGAGCAGATACAGAAACCTATGGGAGCACTACTATAA GGAAAGTCACGCCATCATATTTGTTATTGACAGCAGTGACAAATTGCGAATGGTTGTTGCCAAAGAGGAGCTGGATACTTTACTCAACCATCAAG ATATTCGCAGGAAGAAAATTCCTGTTTTGTTCTTCGCCAACAAGATGGACCTGCGTGATGCCGTGTCTTCGGTCAAAGTTTCACAGCTGCTGAGTTTGGAGAACATCAAAGACAAACCATGGCATATTTG TGCCAGTAATGCTATCGCGGGGGAAGGCCTGCAGGAAGGCTTAGACTGGCTTCAAGGTAGAGTACACGTTTGCTACAAACACAACATGCCTCCATTTAAATATGTAAAGGTCGCGACTAATTTCATCTTGTCTTTTCTAAAAACAATAGAACAAATTGCACA ATCATGTCAAAACAATGACCACCTGAAGGATTAA
- the LOC128766184 gene encoding ADP-ribosylation factor-like protein 6 isoform X7, translating to MSGQSRYRNLWEHYYKESHAIIFVIDSSDKLRMVVAKEELDTLLNHQDIRRKKIPVLFFANKMDLRDAVSSVKVSQLLSLENIKDKPWHICASNAIAGEGLQEGLDWLQGRVHVCYKHNMPPFKYVKVATNFILSFLKTIEQIAQSCQNNDHLKD from the exons ATGTCCGGGCAGAGCAGATACAGAAACCTATGGGAGCACTACTATAA GGAAAGTCACGCCATCATATTTGTTATTGACAGCAGTGACAAATTGCGAATGGTTGTTGCCAAAGAGGAGCTGGATACTTTACTCAACCATCAAG ATATTCGCAGGAAGAAAATTCCTGTTTTGTTCTTCGCCAACAAGATGGACCTGCGTGATGCCGTGTCTTCGGTCAAAGTTTCACAGCTGCTGAGTTTGGAGAACATCAAAGACAAACCATGGCATATTTG TGCCAGTAATGCTATCGCGGGGGAAGGCCTGCAGGAAGGCTTAGACTGGCTTCAAGGTAGAGTACACGTTTGCTACAAACACAACATGCCTCCATTTAAATATGTAAAGGTCGCGACTAATTTCATCTTGTCTTTTCTAAAAACAATAGAACAAATTGCACA ATCATGTCAAAACAATGACCACCTGAAGGATTAA
- the LOC128766184 gene encoding ADP-ribosylation factor-like protein 6 isoform X5 has translation MGLLDKLSGWLGLRKKEVNVLCLGLDNSGKTTIINQLKPANHSNLLGPLSEDWKHASQAQTQEIVPTIGFNIEKFKSSSLSFTVFDMSGQSRYRNLWEHYYKESHAIIFVIDSSDKLRMVVAKEELDTLLNHQDIRRKKIPVLFFANKMDLRDAVSSVKVSQLLSLENIKDKPWHICASNAIAGEGLQEGLDWLQDHVKTMTT, from the exons ATGGGCCTCCTGGATAAACTGTCCGGGTGGCTGGGACTGAGGAAGAAGGAGGTCAACGTTCTGTGTTTGGGATTGGATAACAGCGGTAAAACCACAATCATCAACCAGCTGAAACCTGCCAAC CATTCGAACCTTTTAGGCCCTTTATCAGAGGACTGGAAGCATGCTAGTCAG GCTCAAACCCAAGAAATCGTCCCTACAATTGGATTCAACATCGAAAAGTTCAAGAGTTCAAG CTTGTCCTTTACAGTGTTTGACATGTCCGGGCAGAGCAGATACAGAAACCTATGGGAGCACTACTATAA GGAAAGTCACGCCATCATATTTGTTATTGACAGCAGTGACAAATTGCGAATGGTTGTTGCCAAAGAGGAGCTGGATACTTTACTCAACCATCAAG ATATTCGCAGGAAGAAAATTCCTGTTTTGTTCTTCGCCAACAAGATGGACCTGCGTGATGCCGTGTCTTCGGTCAAAGTTTCACAGCTGCTGAGTTTGGAGAACATCAAAGACAAACCATGGCATATTTG TGCCAGTAATGCTATCGCGGGGGAAGGCCTGCAGGAAGGCTTAGACTGGCTTCAAG ATCATGTCAAAACAATGACCACCTGA
- the LOC128766184 gene encoding ADP-ribosylation factor-like protein 6 isoform X6, with protein sequence MGLLDKLSGWLGLRKKEVNVLCLGLDNSGKTTIINQLKPANAQTQEIVPTIGFNIEKFKSSSLSFTVFDMSGQSRYRNLWEHYYKESHAIIFVIDSSDKLRMVVAKEELDTLLNHQDIRRKKIPVLFFANKMDLRDAVSSVKVSQLLSLENIKDKPWHICASNAIAGEGLQEGLDWLQDHVKTMTT encoded by the exons ATGGGCCTCCTGGATAAACTGTCCGGGTGGCTGGGACTGAGGAAGAAGGAGGTCAACGTTCTGTGTTTGGGATTGGATAACAGCGGTAAAACCACAATCATCAACCAGCTGAAACCTGCCAAC GCTCAAACCCAAGAAATCGTCCCTACAATTGGATTCAACATCGAAAAGTTCAAGAGTTCAAG CTTGTCCTTTACAGTGTTTGACATGTCCGGGCAGAGCAGATACAGAAACCTATGGGAGCACTACTATAA GGAAAGTCACGCCATCATATTTGTTATTGACAGCAGTGACAAATTGCGAATGGTTGTTGCCAAAGAGGAGCTGGATACTTTACTCAACCATCAAG ATATTCGCAGGAAGAAAATTCCTGTTTTGTTCTTCGCCAACAAGATGGACCTGCGTGATGCCGTGTCTTCGGTCAAAGTTTCACAGCTGCTGAGTTTGGAGAACATCAAAGACAAACCATGGCATATTTG TGCCAGTAATGCTATCGCGGGGGAAGGCCTGCAGGAAGGCTTAGACTGGCTTCAAG ATCATGTCAAAACAATGACCACCTGA
- the LOC128766184 gene encoding ADP-ribosylation factor-like protein 6 isoform X2 encodes MGLLDKLSGWLGLRKKEVNVLCLGLDNSGKTTIINQLKPANHSNLLGPLSEDWKHASQAQTQEIVPTIGFNIEKFKSSSLSFTVFDMSGQSRYRNLWEHYYKESHAIIFVIDSSDKLRMVVAKEELDTLLNHQDIRRKKIPVLFFANKMDLRDAVSSVKVSQLLSLENIKDKPWHICASNAIAGEGLQEGLDWLQGRVHVCYKHNMPPFKYVKVATNFILSFLKTIEQIAQ; translated from the exons ATGGGCCTCCTGGATAAACTGTCCGGGTGGCTGGGACTGAGGAAGAAGGAGGTCAACGTTCTGTGTTTGGGATTGGATAACAGCGGTAAAACCACAATCATCAACCAGCTGAAACCTGCCAAC CATTCGAACCTTTTAGGCCCTTTATCAGAGGACTGGAAGCATGCTAGTCAG GCTCAAACCCAAGAAATCGTCCCTACAATTGGATTCAACATCGAAAAGTTCAAGAGTTCAAG CTTGTCCTTTACAGTGTTTGACATGTCCGGGCAGAGCAGATACAGAAACCTATGGGAGCACTACTATAA GGAAAGTCACGCCATCATATTTGTTATTGACAGCAGTGACAAATTGCGAATGGTTGTTGCCAAAGAGGAGCTGGATACTTTACTCAACCATCAAG ATATTCGCAGGAAGAAAATTCCTGTTTTGTTCTTCGCCAACAAGATGGACCTGCGTGATGCCGTGTCTTCGGTCAAAGTTTCACAGCTGCTGAGTTTGGAGAACATCAAAGACAAACCATGGCATATTTG TGCCAGTAATGCTATCGCGGGGGAAGGCCTGCAGGAAGGCTTAGACTGGCTTCAAGGTAGAGTACACGTTTGCTACAAACACAACATGCCTCCATTTAAATATGTAAAGGTCGCGACTAATTTCATCTTGTCTTTTCTAAAAACAATAGAACAAATTGCACAGTAA